One genomic region from Alphaproteobacteria bacterium encodes:
- a CDS encoding response regulator → MLPKKILIIDDNPLCQKLFHDLVILTGHQSQTCSTAEEGLIYLENNKFDLLLLDLQLPLMSGGELLKKITENKKLTELKVIIVSSFSESFLNNPLVKEYIQKPISVLDFMETLTKTLMGPSQCQLAS, encoded by the coding sequence ATGTTGCCAAAAAAAATACTCATTATTGACGATAATCCATTGTGTCAAAAATTGTTTCACGATCTTGTCATATTAACAGGTCACCAAAGCCAAACATGCTCAACCGCAGAAGAAGGGTTAATATATTTAGAGAACAACAAATTTGATCTCCTTTTGCTTGATTTACAATTGCCTTTAATGTCAGGTGGCGAACTTCTTAAAAAAATAACAGAAAACAAAAAATTAACTGAACTTAAAGTTATAATTGTTTCATCTTTTTCAGAATCATTCCTAAATAACCCATTAGTAAAAGAATATATTCAAAAGCCGATTTCAGTGCTAGACTTTATGGAGACACTAACAAAAACATTAATGGGTCCTTCACAATGTCAGCTCGCATCTTAA
- a CDS encoding response regulator — MSARILIVDDILTNLAILELKLQMEHYEVFKASNGFDALKLADKLQPDLIILDVMMPGIDGYETCEKLKANPNTTYIPVLMLTALTDKQDRIKGLRVGADDFLSKPINDQALLSRTRSLIRLKMTMDQWYLRAKISDKMSDIGQLSIDDFNATQGHLYLFSENNAEISNLKQAMLPDNVIWHKMHSKEDVTSHFVEHHGDVLILDLNIKNINPVDLCAQIRAENKIRGIPILVLANEDQHDILNKLFEIGINDYLLRPLDGYEVFLRIRGQIIRWRYHQKLLGDHRNTMSIAFTDQETGLYNKEYALAHMNELLNRMQKSQKFFSILLIDLINDTDSNNSVLQKIADLLVNTVRSFDLVVRYDSSSFLVILPQTNINITQDVALRIEDRIKKTFSSHIAPKSFDVIIGTGILNTEDKNPEDVINRAKNVQYGSKRKALG, encoded by the coding sequence ATGTCAGCTCGCATCTTAATTGTTGATGATATTTTAACTAATCTTGCTATTTTAGAATTAAAGCTACAAATGGAGCATTATGAAGTTTTTAAAGCATCCAATGGATTTGACGCCTTAAAGCTTGCTGATAAATTACAACCAGATCTTATTATTTTAGACGTTATGATGCCCGGCATTGATGGCTATGAAACGTGTGAAAAATTAAAAGCTAATCCAAATACAACTTATATCCCTGTTCTAATGTTAACCGCATTAACCGATAAACAAGACCGTATAAAAGGCCTACGTGTGGGGGCAGATGATTTTTTATCAAAGCCTATAAATGACCAGGCTCTTTTATCGCGCACGCGCTCCCTTATACGCTTAAAGATGACAATGGACCAATGGTATTTACGTGCAAAAATTTCAGATAAAATGAGTGACATTGGTCAATTAAGCATAGATGACTTTAATGCAACCCAGGGACATCTTTATTTGTTTTCAGAAAACAATGCAGAAATCTCAAATTTAAAACAAGCAATGCTCCCTGATAATGTTATTTGGCATAAAATGCACTCAAAAGAAGATGTAACGTCTCATTTTGTAGAGCATCATGGGGATGTTTTAATTTTAGATCTTAATATAAAAAACATAAACCCAGTGGATTTATGTGCCCAAATCCGTGCTGAAAATAAAATACGCGGTATTCCTATCCTTGTTTTAGCCAATGAAGATCAACATGACATTTTAAATAAGCTTTTTGAGATCGGTATTAATGATTATTTGTTAAGACCTTTAGATGGATATGAAGTTTTTTTACGTATCCGTGGCCAGATTATACGTTGGCGTTATCATCAAAAACTATTAGGCGATCATAGAAATACAATGAGCATCGCCTTTACAGATCAAGAAACTGGTCTTTACAATAAAGAATATGCCCTTGCGCATATGAATGAATTATTAAATCGTATGCAAAAATCACAAAAATTTTTTTCTATACTTTTGATTGATTTAATCAACGACACAGATTCAAACAATAGTGTTTTGCAGAAAATTGCTGATCTATTGGTCAATACAGTACGTAGTTTTGATCTTGTGGTACGCTATGATTCTTCATCATTCTTAGTTATTTTACCCCAAACAAATATTAATATTACACAAGATGTAGCCTTGCGTATCGAAGATAGAATTAAAAAAACATTTTCTTCACATATTGCTCCTAAATCTTTTGATGTGATTATTGGCACTGGAATTTTAAACACAGAAGATAAAAATCCTGAAGATGTCATTAATAGAGCAAAAAATGTACAATATGGCTCAAAACGTAAGGCATTAGGTTGA
- the typA gene encoding translational GTPase TypA, which yields MSDIRNLAIIAHVDHGKTTLVDALLRQSGTFRVNQQVAERAMDSNALEKERGITILAKCTSVLWEDHRLNIVDTPGHADFGGEVERVLSMVDGVLVLVDAAEGPMPQTKFVLAKALKLGLKPLVVINKADRPDARPDEVYSEIFDLFVALEATEEQLDFPLLYASARQGWAVRDLNDAKVDLKVLYETIVSHIPIVKGDMDAPFTMLVTILEADPYLGRILTGRVQSGVARMNMPIKGLNKDNPQIEQARLTKILAFRGLERLPVDEAVVGDIIAVAGLTSTTVGDTIADAIVTEPLHAQPIDPPTLAMTFTVNDSPYAGREGTKVTSRMIRDRLFRESEGNISIWVKESESKDSFEVAGRGELQLGVLIETMRREGFELSISRPRVLFKTDEKGHRLEPMEEIQVDVDDEYTGVVVEKMGTRKGEMTDMRPSGGGKTRVSFLAPARGLIGYQGEFMTDTRGTGIMTRLFHGYGPYKGPIEGRRNGVLISNSTGTSVAYALWNLEERGFLFINPGTDLYEGMIIGEHSRENDLEVNPLKGKQLNNIRTTSKDEAVRLTPPKIFTLEQAIAYIEDDELVEVTPKSIRIRKALLDPNARKRASRSKE from the coding sequence ATGTCAGATATTCGTAATTTAGCCATTATCGCACACGTCGATCATGGTAAGACAACTCTTGTGGATGCCCTCTTAAGGCAAAGCGGAACATTTCGTGTAAATCAACAAGTTGCGGAACGCGCAATGGATTCGAACGCCCTTGAAAAAGAGCGCGGCATCACCATTTTGGCCAAATGTACCTCGGTCTTATGGGAAGATCATCGTTTAAATATTGTTGATACACCCGGTCACGCCGATTTCGGCGGTGAAGTTGAACGTGTATTATCGATGGTTGATGGTGTTTTAGTTCTCGTTGACGCTGCAGAAGGCCCAATGCCCCAAACAAAATTTGTGTTGGCTAAAGCATTAAAATTAGGCCTTAAGCCTCTTGTTGTGATCAATAAAGCCGATCGTCCTGACGCACGTCCTGATGAAGTATATTCTGAAATTTTTGATCTTTTCGTAGCGCTTGAAGCCACTGAAGAACAGCTTGATTTTCCATTGCTATATGCATCAGCACGTCAAGGCTGGGCCGTTAGAGATTTAAATGATGCTAAGGTCGATCTTAAAGTTTTGTATGAAACGATTGTAAGCCATATACCTATTGTTAAAGGTGATATGGATGCTCCTTTCACGATGCTTGTGACAATTTTAGAAGCTGATCCATATTTGGGCCGTATCTTAACAGGTCGCGTTCAATCTGGTGTTGCGCGCATGAATATGCCGATTAAGGGTCTTAATAAAGACAATCCTCAAATTGAGCAAGCACGTTTAACTAAAATTTTAGCTTTCCGTGGATTAGAGCGTTTGCCTGTTGATGAAGCTGTTGTCGGTGATATTATTGCCGTTGCCGGCCTTACATCTACAACCGTCGGCGATACAATTGCCGATGCGATTGTAACAGAACCATTACATGCACAGCCGATAGATCCGCCAACGCTTGCGATGACTTTTACCGTTAATGATTCTCCTTATGCGGGTCGCGAAGGCACAAAAGTAACATCGCGTATGATTCGTGATCGTTTGTTCCGTGAATCTGAAGGTAATATTTCGATTTGGGTCAAAGAATCCGAATCCAAGGATTCTTTTGAAGTAGCTGGACGTGGCGAGCTTCAACTTGGCGTTTTAATTGAAACCATGCGTCGTGAAGGATTTGAATTATCCATTTCACGCCCACGCGTTTTATTCAAAACGGATGAAAAAGGCCATCGTTTAGAGCCTATGGAAGAAATTCAAGTCGACGTTGACGATGAATATACAGGCGTCGTTGTTGAAAAAATGGGTACGCGCAAAGGCGAAATGACGGATATGCGTCCTTCCGGTGGCGGCAAAACCCGCGTATCGTTTTTAGCACCGGCACGTGGGTTGATCGGGTATCAAGGCGAATTCATGACGGATACGCGTGGCACTGGTATTATGACACGTCTCTTCCATGGTTATGGCCCTTATAAAGGTCCTATTGAAGGCCGTAGAAATGGTGTGCTTATTTCCAATTCGACTGGAACGTCAGTTGCTTATGCACTTTGGAATCTTGAGGAACGAGGATTTCTTTTCATTAATCCAGGTACCGATTTGTATGAAGGCATGATTATTGGCGAGCATTCACGTGAAAATGATCTTGAAGTCAATCCGCTTAAAGGTAAGCAATTAAATAACATTCGTACAACGTCTAAAGATGAAGC
- the nusG gene encoding transcription termination/antitermination protein NusG yields the protein MAQRWYVLQVHSGFEKRVQQVILEKIEKDSLQEKIAEVLVPSEEVVELRKGVKVQTERRFFPGYVMIRMDMDDAVWHLIKEIPKVGGFLGSKGKPSPISDAEAQNILSNAKERTAKARSKIIFEVGEQVKVAEGPFASFNGIVEDVDEERTRLKVAVSIFGRSTPVELDYSQVEKLK from the coding sequence ATGGCGCAACGTTGGTATGTTTTGCAAGTTCATTCAGGTTTTGAAAAACGTGTACAACAGGTAATTTTAGAAAAAATCGAAAAAGATTCTTTGCAAGAAAAAATCGCAGAGGTTCTTGTTCCTTCTGAAGAAGTTGTAGAGCTTCGTAAAGGCGTCAAAGTTCAAACAGAACGTCGATTTTTCCCAGGTTATGTCATGATTCGTATGGATATGGATGACGCTGTCTGGCATCTTATTAAAGAAATCCCTAAGGTGGGTGGATTTTTAGGTAGTAAGGGCAAACCAAGTCCAATTTCTGATGCTGAAGCTCAGAACATTTTAAGCAATGCTAAAGAACGCACAGCTAAAGCCCGTAGCAAAATTATCTTCGAAGTGGGCGAACAAGTTAAAGTCGCCGAAGGTCCCTTTGCATCCTTTAATGGTATCGTTGAAGACGTTGACGAAGAGCGCACACGTCTTAAAGTAGCGGTCTCTATTTTTGGACGATCAACACCTGTCGAGCTTGATTACTCACAAGTTGAAAAACTAAAGTAA
- the tuf gene encoding elongation factor Tu (EF-Tu; promotes GTP-dependent binding of aminoacyl-tRNA to the A-site of ribosomes during protein biosynthesis; when the tRNA anticodon matches the mRNA codon, GTP hydrolysis results; the inactive EF-Tu-GDP leaves the ribosome and release of GDP is promoted by elongation factor Ts; many prokaryotes have two copies of the gene encoding EF-Tu) — protein NYRPQFYFRTTDVTGVCTLPSGMEMVMPGDNVTLDVELICPIAMDEGLRFAIREGGRTVGAGVVAKIIA, from the coding sequence AATTATCGTCCACAATTCTACTTCCGTACAACGGATGTGACCGGTGTTTGCACATTACCATCTGGTATGGAAATGGTTATGCCTGGTGACAATGTAACACTTGATGTAGAATTGATTTGCCCAATCGCAATGGATGAAGGCTTACGTTTTGCGATTCGCGAAGGTGGACGTACAGTCGGCGCCGGTGTTGTTGCAAAAATAATTGCCTAA
- the secE gene encoding preprotein translocase subunit SecE, whose amino-acid sequence MAKISPVKFFKQVKQEAIKVTWPTRKETLVTTLMVLILATLAAIFFVLVDQGLSFAVKFILNIL is encoded by the coding sequence ATGGCTAAAATTAGTCCCGTTAAGTTTTTTAAACAGGTTAAGCAAGAAGCAATAAAAGTTACCTGGCCGACACGCAAAGAAACTTTAGTAACGACGCTGATGGTTTTAATTTTGGCAACACTTGCTGCAATATTCTTTGTACTTGTTGATCAAGGACTCTCTTTTGCAGTTAAATTTATTCTAAACATATTGTAG